A single window of Candidatus Methylomirabilota bacterium DNA harbors:
- a CDS encoding GNAT family N-acetyltransferase, which translates to MRCEWIPPESKEWLDIVDAVPHDFYHLPAYARLAAGAEGGTAGAFVIHGRRGRLLIPLIRREIGASLFDATSPYGYPSPLWSSPEGTELEHEALSAFIEGLRRARVISAFVRLHPLLTTELKWFEDQGEVVCGGETVYVDLRKTLDELWRDTRQNHRRSIRRALTSGFVALVDETWAHRVGFLTAYRETMTRVDAADYYFFPDQYFTDLRAALGERLHLFVVEHEGRVAAAALFTQWSGIVQYHLGGTCDEFLSVAPMKLLFHFARTWFKERGCTVMHLGGGVGSRHESVFHFKAGFASTRGRFHSWRVVAEPRAYAELVERWCRETGREPSGAYFPAYREPR; encoded by the coding sequence GTGCGTTGTGAATGGATTCCGCCGGAATCGAAGGAATGGCTCGACATTGTCGACGCGGTACCGCATGACTTCTATCACCTGCCAGCGTATGCGCGGCTGGCCGCGGGCGCGGAAGGCGGCACGGCGGGCGCCTTTGTGATCCACGGTCGTCGAGGCCGTCTCCTGATTCCTTTGATCCGGCGTGAGATCGGGGCATCGCTGTTCGACGCTACGTCTCCCTACGGCTATCCATCCCCGCTCTGGTCCTCACCGGAGGGTACCGAGCTGGAGCATGAGGCACTCTCTGCATTCATTGAGGGTCTGCGGCGCGCACGGGTGATCTCAGCATTCGTTCGTCTACACCCTCTGCTAACGACCGAGCTCAAGTGGTTCGAAGATCAAGGAGAGGTCGTGTGTGGAGGCGAAACCGTATACGTGGATCTTAGGAAGACCTTGGATGAGCTCTGGCGCGATACGAGACAGAACCATCGTCGGTCGATCCGCCGCGCGCTGACGTCCGGATTCGTCGCACTCGTGGACGAGACGTGGGCGCACCGAGTCGGGTTTCTGACTGCATACCGTGAAACCATGACGCGGGTAGATGCGGCGGACTACTACTTCTTCCCTGATCAGTACTTCACGGATTTGAGGGCAGCGCTCGGCGAGCGCCTGCACCTCTTCGTCGTCGAACACGAAGGCAGAGTTGCGGCGGCCGCGCTGTTCACCCAATGGTCCGGGATCGTTCAGTACCATCTCGGTGGTACCTGCGACGAGTTCCTTTCGGTAGCGCCCATGAAGTTGCTGTTCCATTTCGCCCGCACGTGGTTCAAAGAGCGTGGCTGCACCGTCATGCATCTCGGCGGGGGCGTCGGCTCTAGACATGAGTCGGTGTTTCATTTCAAGGCGGGATTTGCGAGCACACGCGGCCGCTTTCACTCGTGGCGTGTCGTCGCCGAGCCTAGGGCCTACGCAGAACTCGTGGAGCGCTGGTGCCGTGAGACCGGGCGCGAACCGAGCGGCGCCTACTTCCCCGCGTACCGGGAGCCTCGATGA
- a CDS encoding NeuD/PglB/VioB family sugar acetyltransferase, with protein MKTLLIVGAGGLGSEVVDMVRGSMPECYADIGFVDDAVPANRLVHGVRVIGDRSVLRDVRPGSVDFCIAVGDPRARRALTEVAEGYGQHVISVIDETALLRPSATVGEGVIIGARAVVSSNASIGAHTAINIGAVIGHAVSIGPYAVIGAGALISGGARVGEGALVGAGASILLGKTVGSWATVAMGAAVFTEVSAGTTVLGNPARVFMPARRDRGNPRAPDNLVER; from the coding sequence ATGAAGACCTTGCTCATCGTGGGAGCCGGGGGACTGGGGAGCGAGGTCGTGGATATGGTTCGCGGGTCCATGCCGGAGTGCTACGCGGACATCGGATTCGTCGATGATGCGGTACCGGCCAATCGGCTCGTCCACGGAGTCAGAGTCATCGGAGATCGATCCGTCCTCCGTGACGTGAGGCCCGGATCGGTGGATTTCTGCATCGCGGTTGGTGATCCCCGTGCGCGCCGCGCCCTGACCGAGGTTGCCGAAGGATACGGCCAGCATGTCATCAGCGTGATCGATGAAACGGCGTTGCTTCGTCCGTCGGCGACGGTAGGGGAAGGTGTGATCATCGGCGCCAGGGCCGTCGTGAGTAGCAATGCCTCGATCGGTGCTCATACCGCGATCAATATCGGCGCGGTGATCGGGCACGCGGTGTCCATCGGCCCGTATGCCGTCATTGGTGCCGGCGCGCTCATTTCCGGCGGGGCCCGGGTTGGAGAAGGAGCATTGGTTGGAGCGGGGGCTTCAATTCTTCTCGGCAAAACGGTCGGGAGCTGGGCCACGGTGGCGATGGGGGCGGCAGTCTTCACGGAGGTCTCGGCGGGAACGACGGTGCTGGGTAATCCGGCGCGCGTGTTCATGCCGGCACGCCGTGACCGGGGAAACCCGCGCGCGCCAGACAACCTGGTGGAACGATAG
- a CDS encoding ATP-dependent Clp protease proteolytic subunit: MIYGEGMRVRDSIPDEPSSRRRLSAWLQEKLFERRIVLVTGRLDDHLAAEAVAAVMTLDALGAEPIDLHLDSPGGTLEAAFVLIDTLDRLHATLRIHCRGQVGGPAVGVAAAADHRSAAAHTRFRLFQPTAHFSGTPDQIAEHSRQQQELLWRLHARLAQRTGRPAEEVAEDMRRGRYLDATEALDYGLIDEISPSR; the protein is encoded by the coding sequence GTGATATACGGTGAGGGCATGCGCGTGCGGGACAGCATCCCCGACGAACCTTCCAGTCGGCGCCGTCTCTCCGCGTGGCTTCAGGAGAAGCTGTTCGAGCGCCGGATCGTGCTGGTCACCGGCCGCCTCGATGATCATCTCGCGGCCGAAGCAGTAGCGGCGGTCATGACCCTGGACGCCCTCGGCGCTGAGCCCATCGACCTCCACCTGGACAGCCCGGGCGGCACGCTCGAGGCCGCCTTCGTCCTCATCGACACGCTCGATCGTCTCCACGCGACGCTGCGCATACATTGCCGCGGACAGGTCGGTGGTCCCGCCGTAGGTGTCGCGGCGGCCGCCGACCACCGGTCGGCCGCCGCGCACACCCGGTTTCGGCTCTTCCAGCCGACGGCACACTTCTCGGGGACGCCCGACCAGATCGCCGAGCACAGTCGCCAGCAACAGGAGCTGCTCTGGAGGCTCCACGCTCGCCTCGCCCAGCGCACGGGCCGGCCCGCCGAGGAGGTCGCCGAGGACATGCGGCGCGGCCGCTATCTCGACGCCACGGAAGCACTCGACTACGGGCTCATCGACGAGATCAGCCCCTCCCGGTGA
- a CDS encoding metallophosphoesterase, with product MRRLLHPFVLAVNVTLALGYAYIATRLTSTAPARAALAAPFVMVWLLPAVYWTGDRDRPGRGHEWVQALSYLCMGWLSFLLVFTVGRDVLLLATAALPPLAGVYTRLDESGAPWVAVAALAAVAVGALAALWGPHIRHVDIPVEGLAPDLDGFRIVQISDLHTGPTMRRAYVQRVVDMTRKLAPDLIALTGDMVDGPVPRLASRVEPLAALASGQRAFFVLGNHDYYSGAAPWTAHFEGMGFRVLRNGHVTVARGAARLLVGGVVDFAARLYDPQARPRPDLAIDGNVSAAFRLLLAHNPKIAPLAEQAGFDLQLSGHTHAGQFFPWTFVIHWVHGPHAAGLSRRGRLWVYVSAGTGTWGPPVRLGTRPELTLLRLVAAPSPCPHT from the coding sequence GTGAGGCGGCTGCTCCATCCGTTCGTGCTGGCGGTGAACGTGACTCTCGCGCTCGGCTACGCGTACATCGCCACGCGGTTGACATCGACGGCCCCGGCCCGGGCGGCGCTGGCCGCGCCGTTCGTCATGGTATGGCTCCTGCCGGCCGTCTACTGGACCGGCGATCGGGACCGCCCGGGCCGGGGCCACGAGTGGGTGCAGGCCCTGAGCTACCTCTGCATGGGATGGCTCAGCTTTCTTCTCGTGTTCACGGTGGGGCGCGACGTGCTCCTCCTGGCGACGGCCGCGCTGCCGCCGCTGGCCGGGGTGTATACGCGCCTCGACGAGTCGGGCGCTCCGTGGGTAGCCGTGGCCGCGCTGGCCGCGGTCGCGGTCGGCGCGCTGGCCGCGCTCTGGGGCCCCCACATCCGTCACGTCGATATTCCCGTGGAGGGGCTGGCGCCGGATCTCGACGGGTTCCGGATCGTGCAGATCAGCGATCTGCACACCGGGCCGACGATGCGGCGGGCCTACGTCCAGCGGGTCGTGGACATGACGAGGAAGCTCGCGCCGGATCTCATCGCGCTGACCGGTGACATGGTGGACGGGCCGGTGCCGCGGCTGGCGTCCCGCGTCGAGCCGCTCGCGGCGCTGGCGTCCGGACAGCGGGCGTTCTTCGTGCTCGGCAACCACGACTACTACTCGGGGGCGGCGCCGTGGACGGCCCACTTCGAGGGGATGGGCTTTCGCGTGCTGCGCAACGGCCACGTCACCGTCGCCCGGGGCGCGGCACGCCTCCTGGTGGGCGGCGTCGTCGATTTCGCCGCGCGACTGTACGATCCGCAGGCGCGGCCGCGTCCGGACCTCGCGATCGACGGCAACGTGAGCGCCGCCTTCCGTCTGCTCCTGGCGCACAATCCGAAGATCGCGCCGCTGGCCGAGCAGGCCGGGTTCGACCTGCAGCTCTCGGGACACACGCACGCCGGCCAGTTCTTCCCGTGGACGTTCGTGATTCACTGGGTTCACGGCCCGCATGCGGCCGGCCTCTCCCGCCGCGGCCGCTTGTGGGTCTACGTCAGCGCCGGCACCGGGACGTGGGGTCCTCCCGTGCGCCTGGGCACGCGGCCGGAGCTCACCCTCCTGCGCCTCGTGGCCGCACCCTCACCCTGCCCCCACACCTGA
- a CDS encoding alpha/beta hydrolase: MRIAPSPRYRLAPEHPHPAAVEDSVAAYRWMLTQGLKPARIAVAGDSAGGGLTVATLVAIRDARLPLPAAGACLSPWVDLEGIGGSMTTKADVDPIVQKAGIEQMAAAYLGGKDPRTPLAAPLYADLTGLPPLLIQVGTAETLLDDASRLAERARKAGVAVSYEPSEDMIHVWHLFASMLDEGQQAIDRIGEFVRKHAA; the protein is encoded by the coding sequence ATACGCATCGCTCCCTCGCCGCGCTATCGCCTCGCTCCAGAGCACCCGCATCCCGCCGCGGTCGAGGACTCGGTCGCCGCCTACCGGTGGATGCTCACCCAGGGCTTGAAGCCGGCGCGAATCGCCGTGGCCGGCGACTCGGCGGGCGGCGGGCTGACCGTGGCGACGCTGGTCGCCATCCGCGATGCGAGGCTACCCCTTCCGGCGGCGGGCGCGTGCCTGTCGCCGTGGGTGGACCTCGAAGGGATCGGCGGGTCGATGACGACAAAAGCGGACGTCGATCCCATCGTGCAGAAGGCCGGGATCGAGCAGATGGCGGCGGCCTATCTGGGGGGCAAGGACCCCCGCACGCCGCTGGCCGCGCCGCTCTACGCCGATCTCACCGGGCTGCCGCCGCTTCTCATTCAAGTCGGCACGGCCGAGACGCTGCTCGACGACGCCTCCCGTCTGGCCGAGCGTGCCCGGAAGGCCGGGGTGGCGGTGAGCTACGAGCCGTCCGAGGACATGATCCACGTGTGGCACCTGTTTGCGTCCATGCTCGATGAGGGCCAGCAGGCGATCGACCGCATCGGAGAATTCGTGCGGAAGCACGCGGCGTGA
- a CDS encoding amino acid adenylation domain-containing protein — protein sequence MTRLLHQSVSEQAEKRGEAVAVAMNEKRLTYGELEQSSTRLGRLLRDAGCKKGDRVCFLLPKSPVAVETILGILKADCVYVPLDPSSPAPRLAGMIASCEPRCLLATGPTAPLLEDVCGILDHATGALPSIGWMDPTGGRPKSPVRAAFSVSDLAGYSTEPLHYRSTAGDPAYILFTSGSTGIPKGVVITHSNVFHFVQWATRHFGIGPSDRLSGHSPFHFDLSVFDLFGTFASGAQLHLVPPELNLLPSKLMDFMRRAELTQWFSVPSLLAYVSKFDVLDFNDLPTLKRLLWCGEVFPTPALIYWMKRLPHVTFTNLYGPTEATVASSFYTVPECPHEPTREIPIGTPCDGEGLLVLNEALQPVANGEEGDLYIRGVGLSPGYWRDPDKTRSVFLPDPARGDPSDRIYKTGDRARIGEAGLVYFRGRTDFQIKSRGHRIELGEIEVALATVEGVRESAVVAIPTEGFEGAVICCAYVPASSAQVTPSSLRKDLGKALPQYMLPSRWTAMDALPRNTSGKIDRRRLMEGFRLEPDQAH from the coding sequence ATGACCAGGCTCTTGCACCAATCGGTCAGCGAACAGGCAGAGAAACGCGGGGAGGCCGTCGCCGTGGCAATGAACGAGAAACGGTTGACGTATGGCGAGCTGGAGCAATCCAGCACTCGGCTGGGGAGACTCCTCCGGGACGCCGGATGTAAGAAGGGCGATCGGGTGTGCTTCTTGCTGCCCAAGTCGCCTGTCGCGGTCGAGACCATCCTGGGAATCCTGAAGGCCGATTGCGTCTACGTCCCCCTCGACCCGTCGAGCCCCGCTCCCCGGCTGGCAGGAATGATTGCCAGCTGCGAGCCCCGATGCCTCCTGGCCACCGGGCCGACCGCTCCCCTGCTGGAAGACGTGTGCGGAATCCTCGACCACGCCACGGGGGCGTTACCGTCCATTGGATGGATGGACCCTACGGGGGGCCGCCCGAAGTCTCCCGTTCGCGCGGCATTCTCGGTCTCCGATCTCGCCGGATACTCGACGGAGCCTCTACACTACCGGAGCACCGCGGGTGACCCGGCGTACATCTTGTTCACATCAGGTTCTACCGGGATTCCGAAGGGGGTCGTGATTACTCACTCCAACGTATTCCATTTCGTCCAATGGGCCACCAGGCACTTCGGCATCGGTCCCTCGGACAGGCTATCGGGCCATTCCCCATTCCACTTCGACCTGTCTGTCTTCGATCTCTTCGGCACCTTTGCGTCCGGAGCCCAGCTCCACCTCGTTCCCCCCGAGCTGAACCTGCTCCCGAGCAAGCTGATGGACTTCATGCGTCGTGCTGAGCTCACCCAATGGTTCTCGGTCCCCTCCTTGCTCGCCTATGTAAGCAAGTTCGATGTCCTCGACTTCAACGACCTCCCCACCCTGAAGCGGCTGCTCTGGTGCGGGGAGGTCTTTCCGACACCCGCGTTGATCTATTGGATGAAGCGCCTCCCGCACGTCACCTTCACGAATCTGTACGGCCCCACCGAGGCGACCGTTGCGAGCAGTTTCTACACGGTGCCCGAATGCCCGCACGAGCCGACCCGCGAGATCCCGATCGGGACTCCGTGCGACGGGGAAGGGCTGCTCGTGCTCAATGAAGCGTTGCAGCCGGTGGCCAACGGCGAGGAGGGCGATCTCTATATCCGTGGCGTCGGATTGAGCCCGGGCTACTGGAGGGATCCGGACAAGACACGATCCGTCTTTCTGCCCGACCCGGCTCGCGGCGACCCATCCGATCGCATTTACAAGACCGGCGATCGGGCTCGGATCGGTGAAGCCGGTCTGGTGTATTTCCGCGGGAGGACCGATTTCCAGATCAAGAGCCGTGGACATCGGATCGAACTCGGTGAGATCGAAGTCGCCCTGGCCACCGTGGAAGGCGTGAGGGAATCGGCGGTCGTCGCGATCCCGACCGAAGGCTTCGAAGGGGCAGTCATTTGCTGTGCCTACGTACCGGCATCGAGCGCCCAGGTGACTCCTAGCTCCTTGCGCAAAGACCTGGGGAAGGCTCTGCCCCAATACATGCTGCCATCTCGGTGGACAGCCATGGACGCACTGCCCAGGAATACCAGCGGCAAGATCGACCGGCGCCGACTGATGGAGGGCTTCCGACTTGAGCCCGATCAGGCCCATTGA
- a CDS encoding LLM class flavin-dependent oxidoreductase — translation MHLAQFLCHGPTYHSLAMWRHPRTAEAGFDWARPELYQHIARVCERGKFDMVFFADLNYISDTYRGTMDPAIRHATQAPEHDPIPLLSFMAAVTTRIGLGATFSISHAHPFYAARLWATLDHLTRGRAAWNVVTSLNHNQSANYGEERRPTDERYDRAHEFIEVCRKLWESWEPDALVMDRAAGVFADPAKVHRIEHEGPFFKSRGPLNVVRSPQGGPAILQAGTSPKGRTFAARYADAIFAIQPNIAGARAYYDDIKRGTVSEGRAPEACKILFGIQPILGATEDEAREKQALHNRLVPLEGGLAILSGHLDFDLATLSLDEVMARRTEPQLQRMQTRYRTLTGELLTLREVAQRHGQSVGLVQMVGTPSQVADQMEDYFDQVGGDGFMLSPIYSPGAIEEFVDLVVPELQRRGRYRQDYAGTTQREHLMQED, via the coding sequence ATGCACCTGGCGCAGTTCCTCTGCCACGGCCCGACCTATCACAGCCTGGCCATGTGGCGGCATCCCCGCACCGCGGAGGCCGGCTTCGACTGGGCGCGGCCGGAGCTGTACCAGCACATCGCGCGGGTGTGCGAGCGCGGCAAGTTCGACATGGTCTTCTTCGCCGACCTCAACTACATCTCCGACACGTATCGAGGGACGATGGACCCGGCGATCCGCCACGCGACCCAGGCGCCCGAGCACGACCCGATCCCGCTGCTGTCGTTCATGGCCGCGGTCACCACGCGCATCGGCCTCGGGGCGACGTTCTCGATCAGCCACGCGCACCCGTTCTACGCCGCGCGCCTGTGGGCGACGCTGGATCACCTGACGCGCGGTCGCGCCGCCTGGAACGTGGTGACGTCGCTGAACCACAACCAGTCCGCGAACTACGGCGAGGAGCGCCGGCCGACCGACGAGCGCTACGACCGCGCCCACGAGTTCATCGAGGTCTGCAGGAAGCTCTGGGAGAGCTGGGAGCCGGACGCGCTGGTGATGGACCGCGCGGCGGGCGTCTTCGCCGATCCGGCCAAGGTGCACCGCATCGAGCACGAGGGCCCCTTCTTCAAATCGCGCGGGCCGCTCAACGTGGTGCGCTCTCCCCAGGGCGGCCCGGCGATCCTGCAGGCCGGCACGTCGCCCAAGGGGCGGACGTTCGCGGCGCGGTACGCCGATGCCATCTTCGCGATCCAGCCGAACATCGCGGGCGCCCGGGCGTACTACGACGACATCAAGCGCGGCACGGTGAGCGAGGGCCGCGCGCCCGAGGCGTGCAAGATCCTCTTCGGCATCCAGCCGATCCTCGGCGCGACGGAAGACGAGGCGCGCGAGAAGCAGGCGCTGCACAACCGCCTCGTCCCGCTCGAGGGCGGCCTGGCGATCCTCTCGGGCCACCTCGACTTCGACCTGGCGACGCTGTCGCTCGACGAGGTGATGGCCCGGCGCACGGAGCCCCAGCTCCAGCGCATGCAGACCCGGTACCGCACCCTGACCGGCGAGCTCCTCACCCTGCGCGAGGTCGCGCAGCGCCACGGGCAGAGCGTGGGGCTGGTCCAGATGGTGGGGACCCCGTCGCAGGTGGCCGACCAGATGGAGGACTACTTCGACCAGGTGGGCGGCGACGGGTTCATGCTCTCGCCGATCTATTCACCCGGCGCGATCGAGGAGTTCGTGGATCTCGTGGTGCCCGAGCTGCAGCGGCGCGGCCGGTACCGGCAGGACTACGCGGGGACGACGCAGCGCGAGCATCTGATGCAGGAGGATTGA
- a CDS encoding LLM class flavin-dependent oxidoreductase has translation MTMSQSPERSVEVFATCPPSSAVSREAYVERVTDVARWSEQHGCKGILVYTDNSLVDPWLITHIIIQHTKALCPLVAVQPTYMHPYTVAKMIASLGYLYGRRVYLNMVAGGFKNDLAALNDTTPHDKRYERLREYTGIIQQLLADASPLTYSGEFYRVERLKLTPSLPRDLVPGVFVSGSSEAGLAAVKALGAVSVEYPKPAGEYGGDPPGADVERGMRIGIIAREDEEEAWSVARARFPEDRKGQLTHQLAMKVSDSVWHKQLTQLGEQSGTNPYWLIPFQHYKTFCPYLVGSYRCVGEELARYVKLGYGTFILDVPADESELRHTNIAFRLALQTEVTPR, from the coding sequence ATGACGATGTCTCAATCACCAGAGCGATCCGTCGAGGTATTCGCGACTTGTCCGCCATCCAGCGCGGTAAGCCGGGAAGCCTACGTCGAGCGGGTTACCGACGTCGCGCGCTGGAGCGAGCAGCACGGGTGCAAAGGCATTCTCGTGTATACGGACAATTCGCTCGTCGACCCCTGGCTTATCACCCACATCATCATCCAGCACACGAAGGCGTTGTGTCCGCTCGTGGCTGTCCAGCCCACCTACATGCATCCCTACACGGTCGCCAAGATGATCGCCTCCCTCGGCTACCTCTATGGACGACGGGTGTATCTCAATATGGTCGCCGGGGGCTTCAAGAACGACCTGGCGGCGCTCAACGACACGACACCTCATGACAAGCGATACGAGCGATTGAGGGAATACACGGGCATCATTCAACAACTTCTCGCGGATGCGTCTCCACTGACCTACTCGGGCGAATTCTACAGAGTGGAGAGGCTCAAGCTGACGCCTTCTCTGCCCCGGGATCTCGTCCCGGGCGTTTTCGTCTCCGGCTCTTCGGAGGCCGGGTTGGCGGCCGTCAAAGCGCTCGGCGCTGTTTCGGTCGAATATCCGAAGCCGGCCGGGGAATACGGAGGGGATCCGCCGGGCGCCGACGTCGAGCGTGGGATGCGCATCGGGATCATTGCCCGTGAGGATGAGGAGGAAGCGTGGAGTGTCGCCCGGGCACGCTTTCCCGAAGATCGAAAAGGCCAGCTCACGCATCAGCTGGCGATGAAGGTCTCGGACTCCGTCTGGCACAAGCAGCTGACGCAGTTGGGCGAGCAATCCGGGACCAATCCCTACTGGCTGATCCCCTTTCAGCACTACAAGACCTTCTGTCCGTATCTCGTGGGCAGCTATCGGTGCGTTGGCGAGGAGCTTGCGCGATACGTGAAGCTCGGGTACGGCACATTCATCCTGGATGTCCCGGCCGATGAATCGGAGCTGCGCCACACCAATATTGCGTTCCGACTTGCCCTGCAAACTGAGGTGACACCCCGATGA
- a CDS encoding adenylate/guanylate cyclase domain-containing protein, which translates to MRPTTNFATLGNDRIGYQVLGQGPVDLVFLTGMSSHLDLRWEEPLNEYFLHRLASFSRLILFDRRGTGVSDPVPSDHLPTWEEWADDMRVVLDAVGSERAAIMAWLDGGPMAMLFAATYPERTAALVLAQTAARYVRTDDYPHGFAPEVGEQLLRMVAELWGTEAFVSIAAPSRSGDEGFRQRYARYLRAAARPREAAAQTRNLLAADVRHVLPLIQCPTLVLNRSGYRLVTMDHARYLVERIPDARLVELPGADGVLVTEHAGEILDRTEEFLSRIPGGSTPDRVLATVLFTDIVNSTDRASSMGDRRWKAVLETHDEITREQVARHQGRFIESTGDGILATFDRPGRAIRAAGAIQESIRALGIEVRAGLHAGEIELREGGHRVGGIAVNIAARVAALAAAGEILVSSTVKDLVAGSGVEFTDRGLHALKGVPDAWRLFAVAGTQREGRREP; encoded by the coding sequence GTGCGACCGACGACGAACTTCGCCACGCTCGGGAACGATCGGATCGGGTACCAGGTCCTGGGGCAGGGGCCCGTCGACCTGGTCTTCCTCACCGGCATGTCCTCCCACCTCGACCTGCGGTGGGAAGAGCCGCTGAACGAGTACTTCCTGCACCGCCTGGCCTCGTTCAGCCGCCTGATCCTGTTCGACCGGCGCGGGACCGGCGTCTCGGACCCGGTGCCGTCCGACCATCTGCCCACGTGGGAAGAGTGGGCCGACGACATGCGGGTGGTCCTGGACGCGGTCGGCTCGGAGCGCGCGGCCATCATGGCGTGGCTCGACGGCGGGCCGATGGCCATGCTGTTCGCCGCCACCTATCCCGAGCGGACCGCGGCGCTCGTGCTCGCGCAGACCGCGGCGCGGTACGTGCGTACCGACGACTACCCCCACGGCTTCGCTCCCGAGGTGGGCGAGCAGCTTCTCCGGATGGTCGCGGAGCTGTGGGGCACGGAAGCATTCGTCTCGATCGCCGCACCGAGCCGCAGCGGCGATGAAGGGTTCCGGCAACGCTATGCGCGGTACTTGCGGGCCGCCGCGCGACCGCGTGAGGCGGCGGCCCAGACCCGCAACCTGCTCGCGGCCGACGTCCGACACGTGTTGCCGCTCATCCAGTGCCCGACGCTCGTTCTCAACCGGAGCGGATACCGGCTCGTGACGATGGATCACGCCCGCTATCTCGTCGAGCGGATTCCCGACGCGAGGCTCGTGGAGCTGCCGGGCGCGGACGGAGTCCTCGTGACCGAGCATGCGGGCGAGATCCTGGACCGGACCGAGGAGTTCCTGAGCCGCATCCCGGGCGGGTCGACGCCCGATCGCGTCCTCGCCACCGTGCTCTTCACGGACATCGTGAATTCGACCGACCGGGCCTCCTCCATGGGCGACCGCCGCTGGAAGGCCGTGCTCGAGACCCACGACGAGATCACGCGAGAGCAGGTGGCCCGGCACCAGGGGCGCTTCATCGAATCCACCGGCGACGGCATTCTCGCCACGTTCGATCGGCCCGGGCGCGCGATCCGTGCCGCCGGGGCGATCCAGGAATCGATCCGCGCGCTCGGCATCGAGGTCCGCGCCGGGCTGCACGCCGGCGAGATCGAGCTGCGCGAGGGCGGACATCGCGTGGGCGGCATCGCGGTCAACATCGCCGCCCGCGTCGCCGCTCTGGCCGCGGCGGGAGAGATCCTGGTGTCCAGCACCGTGAAGGACCTGGTGGCCGGCTCGGGCGTCGAGTTCACGGACCGAGGGCTCCACGCCCTCAAGGGCGTGCCGGACGCCTGGCGGCTCTTCGCCGTCGCGGGCACGCAGCGCGAGGGCCGCCGCGAACCGTGA